From Vigna unguiculata cultivar IT97K-499-35 chromosome 5, ASM411807v1, whole genome shotgun sequence, the proteins below share one genomic window:
- the LOC114183165 gene encoding protein yippee-like At5g53940 has product MGRFFVMELEGRSYRCKFCSTHLALADDLISRLFHCRRGKAYLFNNVVNFTLGAPEERQMLSGLHTVADIFCCCCGQIIGWKYESAHEKSQKYKEGKFVLERGRIVDEVEFSTEFYIDSRVCVSDGDEA; this is encoded by the exons ATGGGAAGATTCTTTGTGATGGAGCTTGAGGGAAGGTCTTATAGATGCAAGTTTTGTAGTACTCACTTGGCCCTTGCAGATGATCTCATTTCAAGG TTGTTTCATTGCCGGAGGGGAAAAGCATACCTATTCAATAACGT TGTCAACTTCACACTCGGAGCACCAGAAGAAAGGCAGATGCTTTCAGGATTACATACTGTGGCAGATATCTTTTGCTGTTGTTGTGGTCAAATAATTGGCTGGAAATAC GAATCTGCACACGAGAAGAGTCAAAAGTATAAAGAAGGGAAGTTTGTTCTTGAAAG AGGAAGGATAGTTGATGAAGTTGAGTTCTCTACTGAATTCTACATCGATAGTCGTGTCTGCGTGAGTGATGGTGACGAGGCTTAA
- the LOC114183804 gene encoding zinc finger BED domain-containing protein RICESLEEPER 2-like has protein sequence MSLKHEEDDDCSISKPIEHGLSTPPTVSGSTNMRLPSHKKRKNRSEAWNHFIQLEPKSDKRAQCKYCDILIRYEKGTTSMRNHVLRCPNNPNKEVNKRQKVSASSTTDGNINSLSYGRFDQELCQEELLKMFVEAELPFRFVEHVAFRRYLNALQPRFKIPSRHTLSQNIVTLWNARKVHLKNFLSQHCQRVCLTTDTWTSPQNQSYMCLTAHFIDNDWNLYKKILNFRQVISHTGEAIAKFVESCLHEWGLSRVLTLTVDYATSNDTRIQHLKQRLLSWNNLVLKGEYIHMRSCAHILSLIVSSGLKEINKYVLRIRAAVKYIRSSPSRFMKFKECVGKQNIEHKGHICLDVETRWDSTYLMLDAAFKHKKAFDEFGFHDTEYANELGKGIGLPSYEDWGYVESILPFLSIFYEATLRISGTSYVTSNMYMLEVFGIWNGINHLLKSNGTSSATYKMAEKMKKNM, from the coding sequence ATGTCGTTAAAGCacgaagaagatgatgattgTTCTATCTCAAAACCAATTGAGCATGGACTTTCTACTCCACCAACAGTCAGTGGCTCTACAAATATGAGACTACCTTCCCATAAGAAACGGAAAAATCGATCAGAAGCTTGGAATCATTTCATTCAACTAGAACCTAAATCGGATAAGAGGGCTCAATGCAAGTATTGTGATATCCTTATTCGATATGAGAAAGGAACAACTTCAATGCGTAATCATGTGTTGAGATGTCCAAATAACCCCAATAAAGAAGTAAACAAGAGGCAAAAAGTAAGTGCATCTTCAACAACTGATGGGAATATCAACTCTCTTTCTTATGGTAGATTTGACCAAGAACTTTGTCAAGAAGAACTACTAAAAATGTTTGTGGAAGCTGAACTTCCCTTTCGATTTGTAGAGCATGTTGCTTTTAGGAGATATTTAAATGCCTTGCAACCAAGATTTAAGATCCCATCACGCCATACCTTATCACAGAATATTGTAACATTATGGAATGCAAGGAAGGTacatttgaagaattttctttCTCAACATTGTCAAAGAGTTTGTCTCACTACCGATACGTGGACTTCACCTCAAAATCAAAGTTATATGTGTTTGACAGCCCATTTCATTGACAATGATTGGAATTTGTATAAAAAGATTTTGAATTTTCGTCAAGTAATAAGCCATACTGGAGAGGCCATAGCTAAATTTGTTGAGTCATGCTTGCATGAATGGGGGTTGAGTCGTGTTTTGACCTTGACAGTAGATTATGCTACATCAAATGACACGAGAATTCAACACTTGAAACAAAGACTATTGTCTTGGAATAACTTGGTTTTGAAAGGTGAATATATTCATATGCGTTCTTGTGCACATATCTTGAGCTTAATTGTGAGTAGTGGGCTAAAAGAgattaataaatatgttttaagaaTTCGTGCTGCAGTGAAATATATTAGATCATCTCCTTCTAGATTTATGAAATTCAAAGAGTGTgttggaaaacaaaatattgaacATAAGGGTCATATTTGCTTGGATGTTGAAACAAGGTGGGATTCAACCTATTTGATGTTAGACGCTGCTTTCAAGCATAAAAAAGCATTTGATGAGTTTGGGTTTCATGATACAGAATATGCTAATGAGTTAGGAAAGGGAATTGGATTGCCTTCTTATGAAGATTGGGGATATGTTGAGTCTATTCTACCTTTTTTAAGCATTTTTTATGAAGCTACTTTGCGCATCTCTGGTACCTCTTATGTTACTAGTAATATGTACATGTTAGAGGTGTTTGGAATTTGGAATGGGATTAATCATTTGCTTAAGTCCAATGGTACAAGCAGTGCTACATATAAGATGgctgaaaaaatgaaaaaaaatatgtga